Genomic DNA from Candidatus Paceibacterota bacterium:
CCCGCGTAGCCTTGAAAGTCTCTTCTCAAATAGATTCACGTACAATCCTCGATGCTGGTGGAGCGGAAAAACTCTTGGGCGCAGGAGATATGCTGTATTCCTCGGGTGAAGCTCAACCAGAGAGATTGCAAAGCGCCTTTATTTCCGAAAGTGAAGTCAAAAAAGTGGTAAAATACCTGGCTGATGCGTATAAAGATGAAATCCCCGAAGAAATAACCCTAACCGCCGCATCTGTTTCAGCTGACAAAAGCATTTTTGAAAGCTCTCTTGAAGATGAGGGCGATGATGATGAAATGTATGAGGAGGCTCGTATTTGTGTAATGGAAGCCGGCAAAGCTTCGACTTCTTATCTTCAAAGAAAATTAAAACTAGGCTATGCGCGAGCGGCACGGCTCATGGATAAATTGGAAGAACGCGGAGTTATCGGTCCCGGAGATGGCGCCAAACCAAGAGAAGTGTTGGAGAAGATTACTCATGATACCGATGGAAATAACGTAATTTAATGGATCATAATACAAAAAAAATAGTGAGAATAGGAGGATTTTCTGTTTTTTTTATTTTAATTATTATTTATGCAATTTGGGGATCTAAAGATTTAATATTTGGTGTAAAGATTAAAAATGTGAATCTAAATGGCCTGCCTGCTCAATCTAGTGCTACAATTGCAGACAATATAGTGAAAATCACTGGTAATGCAAAAAATGCAATAGATTTAACTCTAAATGGACGAAAGATTTCAATAGATGAACAAGGAAACTTTAATGAAACAATTGCGCTTCTTTCAGGATATAATATAATCAATATCAAAGCAGAAGATAAATTTAATTATATTGATGAAAAAAATTATAAATTAATGTATCTTATGAAGTAAAGATTATGCAATCCCGTTAGAAGCCGCGGTCACGGTAAGTACGGGAAACAAAAAAAATATTATTAAATTTAATTTAGTAGGAAGGGTTTTATAAAAATATATAAGACCGCGACCTGCTTCTAACGGGATGCAAAAGAAAAAAGAAAAAAAAGAAGACAAGACTGTAGGAGAAGCAGTATTGGAGGACACTTTAAAAGCTATCCAAACAAAATTCGGAGAAGGTTCGATAATGAAATTTGGCAATTCCCCAAAGGTGGACATCAATGTCATCCCGACCGGCTCCATTGGCCTCGATATGGCGCTCGGGGTTGGCGGAATACCGCGCGGACGAATTATAGAAATTTTTGGTCCAGAATCTTCAGGTAAGACCACCCTTTCCCTTCACATCGTCGCCGAAGCTCAAAAGAAAGGCGGGGTTTGCGCCTACATAGATGCCGAACACGCTATGGATCCTGATTACACCAAGAAGCTCGGGGTAAACATAAATGACTTATTGATTTCCCAACCAGACAATGGTGAACAAGCGCTCGAAATAGTAGAGAGCTTGGTACGCACAGGAAAGATCGATGTCATCGTGGTAGACTCTGTCGCCGCACTTACTCCCAAAGATGAAATCGAAGGAGATATGGGGGCATATCATGTAGGCAAGCAAGCGCGCCTGATGTCGCAAGCGCTTCGTAAATTGACCGCTATTGTTTCTAGGTCCAAGACCGTTGTCATCTTTATAAATCAAATCCGCATGCAAATCGGAGTGATGTTCGGCAACCCAGAAACTACTCCCGGAGGAAAAGCATTGAAATTTTATACTTCCATCCGGCTTGATATTCGAAAAATCGCCCAAATAAAAAAAGGAGAAGAAGTCGTAGGTTCCCGTACTCGAGTCAAAGTGGTTAAAAATAAAGTGGCCGCTCCTTTCAAACAAACTGAATTTGACATCATTTACAATGAAGGAATTTCTAAAGAAGGTGAAATAATGGCGCTCGGAGAGAAATTTAAAATTATAGAAAAAAGTGGAAATTCATATTTCTATTTACCCTCACCCCAACCCTCTCCCGAAGGGAGAGGGAGTCATGAGAAAATAAAGCTTGGCGTGGGTTATGATTCCACTCGAAAATTCTTAAAAGAGGAAAAGAAAATTTCCGAACAAATTTTAAAAGAAATTAAGAAGAAGTTTACTGAAGAGGCGTAAAGATATCTTTTGAAGGGGTTTCGAGCGCGACGGCGCGAGAACTTCAGGATTTTTTATGCTTCAAAAAATCCGTACCGGAAAAAGATATCTTTACGCCTGTAATTTGATTTTATCAATTAATCTGATAGTATATTACCTATGGCTAAATTAGAATATAGCGACATTCGCGAGAAGAAAATAATTATACACGATGATGAGCCTTGTGAAGTGATAGAATCCCACGTCGCCCGCACCCAACAACGCAAACCGCAAAATCAGGTCAAATTGAGAAGCTTGATATCCGGCAAGGTCTTCCCTGCTACTTTTCATGCAGCCGAAACTGCCGATGAGGCGGACATCATCAAAAGAGACATTACTTTTCTTTATCATAACAAAGGAGAGTATTGGTTCTGTGAGCTAAATGATAAAAGTAAAAGATTCAAACTGGATGAAAACCTTATCGGAACTGCTGCTAAATTCTTCAAACAAAACGGAAACGTCACTGCGCTTGTCTGGGACAATGACGAAGAAGAAATAATCATAAAAATAACTTTACCTATCAAGATGGAATTCAAGGTTAAAGAAGCTCCGCCTGCCGTCAGGGGTGACACCTCAAAAGGAGGCAATAAAGTCATCACTCTCGAAAACGGCACGACTCTAAACGCTCCAATGTTTATCAACGAAGGAGACACTGTCAGAATAAATACCGAAACAGGAGAATATGTAGAAAGAGTCTAGGTAAAATAAAAAACAAAGTTTTTAAGGGGTTTTGCGAGCGACGGCGAGCAAATTTCAGGAATTTTTAAGCTTCAAAAATTCCGTACCGACAAAAATTTTGTTTTTTTATTTTACCACAAACGGAAGCAAGCCCATAAATCTAGCGCGCTTGATGGCTGTTGAAAGTTCTCGTTGATTTTTAGCGGTAACTCCAGTGCGTTTATGGCTCATGATTTTACCATTGGGATTCAAAAATTTCTTTAGAATTTCAATATCCTTGTAATCTATGTATTTTATATTGTTAGTTGAAAAATAATCTTGTTTCATCCCGTTAGAAGTAGGTCGTGGTCTTAATTTTTGTAAAACTCTTACCTACTATTTTTATGTTTGATAATAATTTATTTTATTTCCCGTTATTTACTACGACCGCGACTTCTAACGGGATTTCATTTTTAAAACGGTATGTCTTCTGGGTTAATGTCTTCTTCTGGGTATTCTATAGAATCAACTTCTCCTCCTCCTTCGCTCGCTGGAGCTTTTGAGCCTGTGCTTGTGGTACTCATACTTCCGCCCCCATTTCCTCCTTTGGGTCCGAACTGAGTGCGATCAGCGACTACTTCCGTACGATATTTTTTCTCTCCGGTTGTTTTATCTTCCCAACTCCTTGTCTGCATTCTTCCCTCGATCAATATCGAGCTTCCTTTTTTCATATATTGAGAGACCGTCTCTGCTTGGCGGCCAAAAACCACAATGTTGTGATAATCAGCTGACTCTTGGCGTGTGCCATTTTTATCTTTCCAAACACGGTTAGTGGCAATAGAAAATGTACAAACTTTTATGCCGGAAGGCAATGAACGAAGTTCTGGATCGCGTGTAAGATTTCCTATTAATATTGCTTTATTTAAATACATCCCGTACGAAATAGGACGCGTACGCTTACACTACGTAGATCCTTTTTGTTATTAGTAATAATTTTTATCTTTTTCATAATATTTTTTACTTTCTGCGTCCGCGATTTCGTTCGGGATACATATTTTTTTAATTAAGCTGCAACCAGTGCATCTATTTCTTTATCTATTTCTTCTTTGTTTATAGGAACAACCACTTCGTCACTTTTACTCTTGTCTATCTTGGCTCTTCGGTTTATAAATTCTCCGCGGGTAAATCTTTTCGTGTTGAAGGTATTTTCTTTAACCGTTTTTATTATTAAAAATCGGACGAGATTTGGATCGAGGTCGAGCTTCTTTTTCAATTTTAGAACTTCACCCGAATCCATCGTAAACTTAATCCAACCAAAATATCCTGTTTTGAATTTATTACGCACGTTGGCTATGACTTTAGTCATCGGATAAGCAAGCGTCATCATTTTTGGCATTTCATCAGAAATGGAAACACCGCCAAACGACAAAACAAGTTCCTTCAGGTTACCAAAAGTAGCTGGAATTTCTTCTTCAGAAAGTGTAGGCACTAAAAGATAGCCAAGTTCATAAACTCTAGAATTTGCTTCTGTTGATATATCATTTTCCACTTCTTGCATCCCGTTAGAAGTCATACCAATTTTATTAAACCTTAAATATAATTAGAAAACTTTAAGTTAATTTATAATATAATCCCGAAAGGTGACTTCTAACGGGATTGCATAGGTTTCATACTATCAAAAACTCTTTAAAAAGTAAACCCCCACACTTATATATAAGTGTGGGGGTGAAGACTCTTAAATCCCAAAGACTCGCTTGGCATTTGCGACAATAGCCTTCGCCACTTCCGGTTCTGGTAGATTTTTTATTTCAGCAATTTTTTTCACGATTTCTTTCACATAGACAGGCTCATTGCGTTTACCTCTGTGCGGTACCGGCGCTACATAAGGAGAATCAGTCTCCGACATAATCATATCAAGTGGTATGTTTCTAATAACTTCATCATAATCATGAGTAAAAGTAATAACTCCAGTAAAAGACAGAGTAAAACCAAAATCCAGAAATGCATTGGCCTCTTTTAGAGTTCCAGCAAAAAAGTGCACATTGCCTTTTACTCCAGGAAATTCTTTCAAAATCTCTAAAACATCTTGGTACGCATTTACACTAGGATCTTTTGGATTATTCCTAATGTGTAACATAAGTGGCTTCCGAGATTCTTGCGATAAGGAAACATGTTCTCTAAAAGTTTTTTTCTGTTTTTCTATTATCTCCAAACTGCAATGAAAATAATCTAAACCACATTCTCCTATCGCTACCACCTTTGGATCTTTTAAAAATTCTTTGTAAGCATCTCTATCAAATTTTTCGACTTTGGTTTTGAAGCCGAGACCGCCAACCTCTTCATCATCGTGATAGGATTCTTCAAGGTGAATAGGATGCAAACCAACTATTGCAAAAACTCCTTCTTGATATTCATTAGCAATTTCAACAGCCCTTTTTGAAGTGCTAAATTGGCTTCCCACATTTATCACCCATGTGTCATTTTCTAAAGCACGTTTTATAACCTCGTCCTTATCAGACTCAAAAGCCTTAAAATTTATATGTGAATGAATGTCGATGTATTTAGGGGTCATAAAATATAATTGATAAATTCAAGAACCTCACCCTGCCCTCTCCTTATTAAGGAGAGGGTTTAGAATCAAGTTCAGTAATAATTTTTAAAATTACTCCATCAATGTTAACATTTATTTCATTATTCCAAAAACGAATTACTTTTATACCAAACACAGACAAATAATCTGACCTCTCTGCATCATATTCTTTATTTTCAATATGTTGTGATCCATCTATCTCAATCGCCAATTTTTTAAAAGGACAATAAAAATCCAAAACATATGGGCCAACAGAATATTGTCTTTTTACTTTAAAACCTAGTTGATTATTTCTTACTTTATTCCAAAGAATCACTTCTTGGGGAGTTTGGGAACGTCTTAATAAGATGCGCTTAGTTAAATTCTTTGATTTATTATAGAAAACCGTCATAAAATATATTGTGGTATTTGTATCCCCCTCTCCTTAATAAGGAGAGGGCTGGGGTGAGGTTCTTAATCCCTGCGTAGGAATAATGGTTCTTCTGGCATTTTATTTTCTATAATACATTTTTGTATTTTCTTAGATGTCTCAGGTATAAAAGGTTCAAGTAAAAGAGAAATTCTGTATAATTCCTTTATTAAATTTTCACGAATCATATTTTTCCCTTCTTCTGGATTTGATTTAACTAATTTGAATGGTTGTTCTTTTTGTATATATTTATCAAGACCTGAGATTTTCTCCCAGATTAAATCCATTGCTTCTTTAATATTGAAAACTTCTAGGGCAGTAATAATACTTGGATAGATAGTATCATCCTCAATTTTAATATTATTTAAAAAAACAGGAGAACTTTCAAAATTTGTTTCAGCCATTTTCATTATTCTACTCACTAAATTCCCCAATCCATTCGCCAGCCCTGCATTATAAGCTTCTTTGAATCTTTCTATTGTAAAAGGACTATCTTCAAAAGAAGAAATCTCGCGTAAAAGAAAATAACGCAAAGCATCAATGCCATATTCTTTTACAATATCATTCGGATTAATCACATTGCCTAAAGATTTAGACATTTTAATTCCGCCTTCGCCGGTAATAAAGCCATGATAAACAATAGTATCTGTATTAGGCAGTCCTGCCGACATGAGCATCCCTTGCCACATTACTGATTGAAATTTTACCATGTCTTTGCCAGCCATTTGAATATTTATGCCATCGCGCCAAAATCTTTCGAATTTTTCTTTATCATTAGGCCATCCTAGTGTAGAAATATAATTTACTAAAGCATCAAACCACACATACATGACTTGCGTATCGTCTCCTGGTATTTCAATCCCCCAAGAAAAACGCTCTTTATTGCGAGAAATAGAAAAATCCTCCATGCCATTTTTAACAAAATCAATAGCTTCAGCCCTCCGCCACTCTGGAATTATTGATTTTTCATTCGATAAATATTCCAAAAGCTGTTTTTTATAATTCCCCAATCTAAAAAAATAATTTTCTTCTTCAACTATCTCGGGTTCCAAGTTTGGATGAAGTTGACACCTGCCATTTACTAAATCTTTTTCAGTAATAAATTTCTCGCACCCAACACAATAAAGTCCTTTATATTTCTTTTTATAAATATCGCCCTTTGCTTCACAAAGACGCCACATCTCTTGTGCCGCCTTGATGTGTTTTTCGCTCGTGGTTCGAATAAAATTATCGTAGGAAAGATTTAGCACGCCCTTTAAATCTAGGAACTTCTGCGCATAAAAATCAACGTAATCTTGTACATCTTTACCCTGCTTTTGGCTTGCTTCTAAAATTTTTTGACCATGTTCATCCGTGCCAGTACTAAAAAAAACGTCTCTGCCTGCTAGCCGTTGATATCGGGCAAGAGCATCCGCCTGCACGAGCTCAAGTGCAAAACCGATATGCGGATCGGCATTTACGTAAGGTATTGTCGTCGTGATGTAAAAACTATTTTTGCTCATCCCGTTAGAAGCAGGTCGCGGTCACTACATCACCGCTATGCTTAATTATGCTAATAAATTTTTTATATTTCATTTTATATTTTTATTTTAAACTGCGACCGCGGCTTCTAACGGGACTCATTATTTGTTTTTGCTAAGATTTTATCTTTTTCAACGTCATTTAAAAATTCCATCAAAATCACTGCAAGTGGAATAGCCAGAATCGCTCCCCAAATTCCTCCTAATTCAAAACCAACAACCACAGCTAGGATAATAACGATCGGCGAAAGTCCGACGATCTTTTTTATTATAAGCGGAGTAAAGAGAAACACATCAAATTCATGCACAATTACATAAGCTCCTGCCACCATAAAGGCACTGCCTAAGCCGTTTGAAAGATAAGAAAAGGCAAAGACTGGAATCATCGCTACTAGAATACCATAAGGAACCATTTCCATTATTCCAGTAATGATAGCCAAAAGTAAAGCATATTCTATGCCCAAAAGAGAAAGTATCAAATAAACGAGAACCCCGACGACGAAACCTAAAAGCATTTGTCCTCTGACCCAAAGACCTATTTTACGGCTGGAACGTGTCCATAAATCTACAATATATTTGTCGTATTTAGCAGGAACGATAATATAGAGAAAATTTTCTATCCCTTTTTCTTGGACTGAAAGATAAAAAGAAAGAAGAACAATCAATACAAAATTGAAAAGGCCTCCAAAAGCAATGAAAAGAACTTGAACAAACCCTCCGGAGAGATTTAGAACAAAAGCTTTTGATATAGACAAAAGCGTTGTGATCGAAAAATGCCCCGAGAGAGATCCGACAATGTCTTTAGCGCCAGAAAATGCTTCATTCCTGAAGAAATCAAAAAAAGAAACATTGGGCATATAGGTAGAAATAAAAGTGGAGAAATTGTAAATTTCTGTTATCAAAAGCGGAGCAAAAAGGTAAAACAATCCAGCTAAAATTAGAATGGAAATAGTGTAAAAAATAACAATCCCGAAAACTCTGTTTTTAATTCCGATTTTTTTCAAATGCGGAACAGAAGAATCGATAAAAGAAGCAATCACAATTGCTGTCAAAACCACCAAAACCAGATCCCTCAAGATATATAATAAAAATATAAAAAGAGGCACTAAAAAAAATTTCACGATAGTGCTGGTAGATATAGAAATACGCGTAAAATCACCTTTTTCTTGCATAAAAATATAATAACACAGAAAACGCTAAACCAAAAAGTTAGAATTTCAACACTTTAGAAAATTTTGCTTTATCTTTAAAAGGGCCAATGAGCGCTAGGTTGAGTTTATTGTTTTGGAAAATATCCTTGGCTAAGGATTGGATTTGGTCGGCAGTGACTTTGCGGATTTCTTTGGCTCGTTCTTCTGCTGAAATTATTTCACGTTTTAAAAGTTCTTGTCCGCCATGAAAATTCGCAATATCATCGCTCGATTCTAGGGAAAGCTTCATATTCCCTATCAGGCACTCTTTCACTTTATTTAATTCTTCTTCGCTTACTTTTTCTTCTTTGAGTTTCTTGCATTCATCCAAAACTGCCTTGATCACTTCTTCTATTCTTTTATTGTCTACCCCGGCGGAAATTTGGAAAAATCCATGGTCCGTGTAAGAGTCGTTAAAAGCTCGGACATAATAACCCACGCCCATCTCCTCGCGAAGTTTCTGAAAAAGTCTGGAGCTCATTCCCCCGCCGAGCACCCCGCCGAGCACTGAAATAACAGGATTTTTCTTGTTAAATAAATTTAAGCTCCGCACCCCTAAAACAAAATGCGTCTGATCCGTCTTTTTAAAAGAGACCAGCACCTTCGGTTTTGCTTGTTTTTCTTTTACTTTTATTTTATTTATTTTCTTGCCTCGTGGCATCCCTGCAAAAACTTTTTTAACTTCACCCATTACCTGCTTCTCTGTCACTGCTCCGGACACGACTAAAACTGTGGCCTCTGGAAGATAATGCTCTTTTTTGTATTTTACAAAATTATCCCTTTTCATTTCCAAAATATTTTTTTTCTCGCCAGCGATATTCCAACCCGCTGGCTGATCGCCGTAAAGCAATTGCATCACTAGATCTTGCACATGCTTTTGGGGTATATCTTCATACATATTTATTTCTTCTATGATCACGCCCTTCTCCCTCTCCATTTCAACTTCTGGAAAAGTGGAATTTAAGTATATATCCGACACGATATCAAAAATCTGGCTAAAATGTTTCGCATCCGATTTTGCATAATACCCCGTGTATTCCTGCGCGGTAAAAGCATTATACTGGCTGCCGAGGCTGTCGAGTTCTTTGGATATGTCTATGGCTTTAGGTCTTTTGCTTGTGCCTTTAAAACACATATGTTCCAAAAAGTGTGAAATTCCATTCACCTTTTTTGTCTCATACTTGCTTCCTGCCTCCACAAGCACGAGCACGGTCGCCGTCGGGTTGTCTTTCATTGGTACTGTAATAACCCGCAGACCATTCTTTAAAACTTTTTTGGAGAATTGCATTATTAGATTAATTAATTTTCTCTTTAATATAATTTTTTAAATCTACCACTTTTATTCTCTCTTGTTTTGCTGTATCTCGATCGCGGACAGTCACAGTGTCGTCTTCCAAAGTATCAAAATCAACCACAATACAAAATGGCGTGCCGATTTCGTCTTGTCTTCTGTATCGCTTCCCGATGTTGCCATTGTCATCCCAAGCTACTCTTCCAAATTCTTCTTTAAGTAATGCATAAACTTTTGTATTCGCATATTCCACAAGCTCTGGCTTATTTTTTAATAATGGCGAAACAGCACAAATAACTGGCGCAATACTTGGTTTAAGCTTCAAAAATACTCTGACGTCTTTCTCACTTGCCCCGTCGGAAGCTTCTTGCTTTCCTTCGGGGTCTTCTGTGTAAGCCGAGACGAGCAATGCCAAGAGCGCGCGCCCCACTCCGAAAGTCGGCTCTATGACATGAGGAATAATTTTGGCGCCTTTTTCTTCATCCAAATAATCAAGCTTGTGGTTTTTTA
This window encodes:
- a CDS encoding TatD family hydrolase; this encodes MTPKYIDIHSHINFKAFESDKDEVIKRALENDTWVINVGSQFSTSKRAVEIANEYQEGVFAIVGLHPIHLEESYHDDEEVGGLGFKTKVEKFDRDAYKEFLKDPKVVAIGECGLDYFHCSLEIIEKQKKTFREHVSLSQESRKPLMLHIRNNPKDPSVNAYQDVLEILKEFPGVKGNVHFFAGTLKEANAFLDFGFTLSFTGVITFTHDYDEVIRNIPLDMIMSETDSPYVAPVPHRGKRNEPVYVKEIVKKIAEIKNLPEPEVAKAIVANAKRVFGI
- the recA gene encoding recombinase RecA, with the translated sequence MQKKKEKKEDKTVGEAVLEDTLKAIQTKFGEGSIMKFGNSPKVDINVIPTGSIGLDMALGVGGIPRGRIIEIFGPESSGKTTLSLHIVAEAQKKGGVCAYIDAEHAMDPDYTKKLGVNINDLLISQPDNGEQALEIVESLVRTGKIDVIVVDSVAALTPKDEIEGDMGAYHVGKQARLMSQALRKLTAIVSRSKTVVIFINQIRMQIGVMFGNPETTPGGKALKFYTSIRLDIRKIAQIKKGEEVVGSRTRVKVVKNKVAAPFKQTEFDIIYNEGISKEGEIMALGEKFKIIEKSGNSYFYLPSPQPSPEGRGSHEKIKLGVGYDSTRKFLKEEKKISEQILKEIKKKFTEEA
- a CDS encoding AI-2E family transporter, translated to MQEKGDFTRISISTSTIVKFFLVPLFIFLLYILRDLVLVVLTAIVIASFIDSSVPHLKKIGIKNRVFGIVIFYTISILILAGLFYLFAPLLITEIYNFSTFISTYMPNVSFFDFFRNEAFSGAKDIVGSLSGHFSITTLLSISKAFVLNLSGGFVQVLFIAFGGLFNFVLIVLLSFYLSVQEKGIENFLYIIVPAKYDKYIVDLWTRSSRKIGLWVRGQMLLGFVVGVLVYLILSLLGIEYALLLAIITGIMEMVPYGILVAMIPVFAFSYLSNGLGSAFMVAGAYVIVHEFDVFLFTPLIIKKIVGLSPIVIILAVVVGFELGGIWGAILAIPLAVILMEFLNDVEKDKILAKTNNESR
- a CDS encoding methionine--tRNA ligase gives rise to the protein MSKNSFYITTTIPYVNADPHIGFALELVQADALARYQRLAGRDVFFSTGTDEHGQKILEASQKQGKDVQDYVDFYAQKFLDLKGVLNLSYDNFIRTTSEKHIKAAQEMWRLCEAKGDIYKKKYKGLYCVGCEKFITEKDLVNGRCQLHPNLEPEIVEEENYFFRLGNYKKQLLEYLSNEKSIIPEWRRAEAIDFVKNGMEDFSISRNKERFSWGIEIPGDDTQVMYVWFDALVNYISTLGWPNDKEKFERFWRDGINIQMAGKDMVKFQSVMWQGMLMSAGLPNTDTIVYHGFITGEGGIKMSKSLGNVINPNDIVKEYGIDALRYFLLREISSFEDSPFTIERFKEAYNAGLANGLGNLVSRIMKMAETNFESSPVFLNNIKIEDDTIYPSIITALEVFNIKEAMDLIWEKISGLDKYIQKEQPFKLVKSNPEEGKNMIRENLIKELYRISLLLEPFIPETSKKIQKCIIENKMPEEPLFLRRD
- the ssb gene encoding single-stranded DNA-binding protein → MYLNKAILIGNLTRDPELRSLPSGIKVCTFSIATNRVWKDKNGTRQESADYHNIVVFGRQAETVSQYMKKGSSILIEGRMQTRSWEDKTTGEKKYRTEVVADRTQFGPKGGNGGGSMSTTSTGSKAPASEGGGEVDSIEYPEEDINPEDIPF
- a CDS encoding 30S ribosomal protein S6, with the translated sequence MQEVENDISTEANSRVYELGYLLVPTLSEEEIPATFGNLKELVLSFGGVSISDEMPKMMTLAYPMTKVIANVRNKFKTGYFGWIKFTMDSGEVLKLKKKLDLDPNLVRFLIIKTVKENTFNTKRFTRGEFINRRAKIDKSKSDEVVVPINKEEIDKEIDALVAA
- a CDS encoding DUF559 domain-containing protein, producing MTVFYNKSKNLTKRILLRRSQTPQEVILWNKVRNNQLGFKVKRQYSVGPYVLDFYCPFKKLAIEIDGSQHIENKEYDAERSDYLSVFGIKVIRFWNNEINVNIDGVILKIITELDSKPSP
- a CDS encoding pitrilysin family protein; this encodes MQFSKKVLKNGLRVITVPMKDNPTATVLVLVEAGSKYETKKVNGISHFLEHMCFKGTSKRPKAIDISKELDSLGSQYNAFTAQEYTGYYAKSDAKHFSQIFDIVSDIYLNSTFPEVEMEREKGVIIEEINMYEDIPQKHVQDLVMQLLYGDQPAGWNIAGEKKNILEMKRDNFVKYKKEHYLPEATVLVVSGAVTEKQVMGEVKKVFAGMPRGKKINKIKVKEKQAKPKVLVSFKKTDQTHFVLGVRSLNLFNKKNPVISVLGGVLGGGMSSRLFQKLREEMGVGYYVRAFNDSYTDHGFFQISAGVDNKRIEEVIKAVLDECKKLKEEKVSEEELNKVKECLIGNMKLSLESSDDIANFHGGQELLKREIISAEERAKEIRKVTADQIQSLAKDIFQNNKLNLALIGPFKDKAKFSKVLKF
- the rpsR gene encoding 30S ribosomal protein S18, whose protein sequence is MKQDYFSTNNIKYIDYKDIEILKKFLNPNGKIMSHKRTGVTAKNQRELSTAIKRARFMGLLPFVVK